GGTTTCAATAAGAGAAAAACTAGggttttaataataaaaaatcagagCTGATAAATagggaaaaaattgaaaattatggGGAGAAATTGCAAACCTTGATGGGATAAAGGAATGAATTGTTGGATTGTGAAGTTAGGGAAGAAGATTGGAGATGTTTCTGGAATCGGATAAACGCATTCAAATGCGAGACGCTAGCGTTCAGTTTCGTTTATATACGAGACTGGGAAAGACAATCACACACGTGCAAGGTCATTTAGTGGTAAAACCGTAATTTCACAATATTCATAGTTAAGTGTTAAGCAATTTCACATCCAGGGCCGCATTTGAGGGAGGGTCGTATTTGAGGAAGGGCGAAGAGATCGCCATCTTAGGTCCTAAAAATTAAGgtccaaaataatttttttatgtatattatatatgctagaaaaataaaataaataccaaaatttttaggtgttgaaaataatatgataaaatatcttttgaatattttaaatttaaatatattttagatttatatttacaataatgGACAtgttatgcatatatataccaGTACATTTGTTGATGTGGATGATTCTGATTGATTtacaaatagtatttattaatttttctatattaaatacaaggcaaagtctatggtgcacaagtgtcttaagttgtgcaccatgcacaagtcaCCAAAaacactataacgaatacgaattttacaaaatttactgttggatagaaaatttatatcgtatagatcatccataaatttttaaaaaaaaattgaaaatcatttgatatgttatcgagactcgtcaaaattaacggtttatgaatttttattcaataccgttaatcttgatgagtctcaataacatatcaaatgattttaaaaaaaaatttaaaaatttatggatgatctaaacgatataaacttttcatccaacggtggattttgtaaaattcgtattcgttataaaaatatcgaagacttgtgcaccatgcaccacttgattaagtggtgcatgttagacaaagcctaaATACAATACTATTTATGGTTCAATCACAATCATCCACCTAAATCGTGTACTGatacatattcacataatatgtgtaccggagTATTCACCTTAAAGAATtgtcaatcttttttatttttattttttttgacggattttttattttttatttaatagtgagagatttgagtaatatgcatgatgTTTTAGATTTGATATCATTGGCAACatcgtaaataaataaaaaaaagactaattttAAAGGAAAAGCAATTCATTAAGTGCACGGaacaataataatttcattACAAAACTTCAATaatcacataaaaaataaaaaactttagttCTATGCGTTTTATCTCCACACTTCAAGTCGTCACCCTCTTCACCCTAATATCTGTCTTAACCTCAACtttaatttaagtttatcaACGCAAATACATCCGCTCTCCTCTTGAGCACCACCATCATCCCTCATCTGGGCCGTATTTGAGGGAGGACGAAGAGCGCGGCTGTTCTAGATCCTTAAAAATTAGGgtccaaaaataatttttaaataaataccaaaatttttaggtgttgaaaataatatgccaaaatatcttttgaagattttaaatttaaatgtattttaaatttatatttacaataatatatttgttaGGAGTTATtgtttatatactttttttgttaagggaatattgtttatatttataataatataccGTAAAAGTTCGAATCTGAATTAACGTGCATTGAAGTTACaagtagagctgtaaaaagggccttaaggggccggccctttaaggggcggacccacttattcctgattattaattttatttaaattttaaacaatttttctagtgtcgtgaacttattctcgttttcttcaatcagcactgtccacgatcggcaccctaaaaaaactgtgtttaaaatttaaataaaattaataatcaggaataagtgggtccgccccttaaagggccggccccttaaggccctttttacagctctagttACAAGGAAAGAAGTGAAGCTTATAATATAATGTTGTACTTTGAGAAATATAGAAATCAAGGTTGTTAAAAACTCGTTTTAAATCGTAAACTCTATGTATTCTACGTCTTAGGTATGACTTTCGTGTTACATTGGAGCTAAAATCATTTTGAGTAAAACCGAAAGTCAAAATGAGTTTACACGATTGAACTCCCTGTAAAATAGTAAAATCACTTAAACTCGCATGTTTTCACTAACGATTGGAActtttttttagtcaattcaaaagttcaattttgtcatattaataatagataaataCAATATCTTATGTTGAGTGAcgcttaattttttataatagttcaTGCTAATATGAACAACAATTACTTACacttgtgattattttttataatagtatagatgagaatatttatttataaaatgggacggagtaACGTAGGAAGCACATTAAGagttagaaaaataataatttttagtactCGTGTTAATGTCTCGTATTTTTATGCAGGGGtgcgaaaaaataaaaataaaacaatagaaaaagaatagatgaaaacaagtgagaaacaaaaacaaataagtaattattatattttgataaaataaaataatattacaaaattttagGCAATTATTTAAATACAATAAGTTTTTTAGGTAGATTGACGAAATGACGTCTGACCTAGCAATTTCGAAATTTCTGTCCGTTAAATTAAGAATTTggacatttaaatataatagaTACATGAATattggaaaaagaaaagaaagatacaTAGTATAATACGGGTTAAAATATACAACTATTTtgtatttcaatcatatataatattcaatctcACGCGATATATATGATTCAAAGAgtcatatttattatataaaaaaaagagtcatatttaatacgtaaaaaaaaaaagagacataTGATttctttacaagatatattgatGAGAATATTGTTGTTGTGctatttgttattgaaatgcatgactatatatagtcatatttacctaatgagaatgagagaaaatcaaTTAAGTATGTATTAtccaatatttaaaatttatttttatttaaaattaataatatattaattttgtcatattttctttaaaaataaattaaaaacaaatttgggGGCCAAGCTCGCAcaattgaaacttggggggccaagaTCGCACAATTGTCAAACTTAAGAGGTTACAAAATTGAAActtgggggccaaaatcgcataATTATAAAACTTCGGGGCCAAAACTATAATTAAgccaaagaaaaaagaacaaaagttTGCTTGTTTTACTAAGGCAAAAGCATAATTAACCTTCATTCAgcaattaaaaaattgttacataTATCACAAATGGTATTAAAAGATTAATGTACACAAACAAAAGAGTGGACATCTTCATGtcacaagaaaaaaataaaaatagtcaaaataaaaaaaaataataataaaaaacaacattaGATTTTTGTGCAAGACATTTTGTTACAACAATGCCAAAAATATTTGATTCCAAGTATCAGGAACACCAGGCAAACACCAATGTATACAATCTGCATTTTGTGGATtagttctttcttcttcacttaATAATTTTCCTCCATTTTCAGTATACACTGAAGAATGACCATCAATTCTATATTCTGATATTTGTGTTATGTTGATAAATGTAACTGgaactttcattttcttcacaACTTTTGCTACCACACTCATTATTCGTTTATCAGAACCTGTTCCCCAATGCTTCTTTTTTCTTACTGGTTTTGTCTCATTGAAGCATTTTTCATCTTTCATGTTCCCCCAATCTTGACTCCTATAAATAAGATATTTTAGTTGTTAACAAATCTCTAGGGACTAAATAGTTATTTAAGCTAAAATAAGGGTAAaggtttaaatatgattttagtccctgcaattatagttatttaattgttttttggttttaatcTCTGTAAGTTTTTTGTTTGGATTCAATCCTTGTAAATTCAAAAATCGttgtttttagtccttaatGTTAGATTATTAGGCCACACGGCGTGATTATATTAGGCCACATAcaatgaagcacggacacttcTCGAATTAGGCGTGTCCTAGTGTCAGACATGCATTGGTGTTCGACACCGACACATATGATTCCATTGAATTggatcattttctcaaattattatctgtATCGACGTGTCAATGTTTGTGTCGTGTCTGATGTCCGTACTTCATAGGCCACATATGACTTTAGAGACTAAAATCAACTGTTTGTTTAATTtgcaggaattaaatccaaacAAAAGAACTTACAGGGAccgaaacaaaacaaaaaaaaaaaaaacagtataatTGCAGGTACTAAAATCATACTTAAACCAAGTGTATATTATAGGGACTGAAATGTTATTTAAGCCAGAAAAATACTTAGCTTAGCTGATAGATTAAGTTTCTATAGAAAATTGAACTTGAAAGTTTTGAGAAGAGAGAGACCTTGTATGTGTAGGTGACATTGTTGTGAAGAAGACTCTagttttgtttggattgataGTTGAGTCAACCCAATTAGCCCAAGTCTTCAAAGCTAATTTGTAAGCAACTGGTGTGTCAAATTCTTCATACCCTTCTTGTCCATTAGCAAATGAACCCCATCTAAAGTTTATAAACAAGATGTTAGAAACCATTTTCATCCCTTTGGTTAAAGAGTGAAACATCAATAGTGTAAGTGATTATTGAATGTTGATCATGGTATTAAATTGCGGCGCTCGACCTCAAATGCAGCCACTATATAACATTTTCAGATGTTTCCACAATCGCATCACAACCATAATTAGAGCTGCAATATAACGGTTTTAGAAGTGTCTGCAACGACATCACAATCATAAGTGTGGCCACATCAACTagttttttccttcattttagGTTCGCAGGAAAACTACAactacaatttaaaaccatgataaAACCATGATAATGATTGTGCACAACAAACATAGGTATTAAAGAAAGCTTACAATGATTTAATCCTAGCACCACTCATCCACCAAACATAGGTATTGAAAACAAGGATATCTACTCCTGTCCAATTTGTTGCTCTCTCTTTAATAGCATCAACTTTAATTATCCTTTTCTTTGTATCTCCAATGATTTTTATGTCAGTGTTGGATTCTACCAAATATGGGGCCCAATAGAATTCTATAGTAGCATTGTATTCCTGTCACAACTCATTCAAGTATTAGcagcaatgttttaaaaaccggacaaAAATCAAACAGCTGAGACCTTCATATCATGGTTCAATTGGTTCAGTCGATTTAACCATGATTTAACCATCAAAACGGATTAAACCAACTACGGTCCAATCGCAGTTCAACCAGTTTAATCCGATTCAATCAGACTACAATACAACCGGAATCAAGTGGAAAATAGCCTCTGATAATATCGTATTAATAGATTATTGAGTATGAGTATGCATCAATACCTTAGCTTTGAAGACTGAATGAACAAGTCCTCTATGCATAGATTTCTTCTTTTCAGGTATAATCCATTCTACCAAACAGATAAAAGATTCCCATTGATTTCTTTGCAGTGAATCCCCTACAAATAGTAACCTTTTCCCTTGAAGCTTTTTAAGTGCCAACATAGGAttaaaactacaaaaaaaaaattaaaaattaaaaatttcaataCACTTGCATCATCCAAACAAACACATCTATAAAACAAGTTTTGAAAATCACAATTAAAACTTGTTTGGAGTGTAGAACTTACCTTGGCAAGGTACAATCTTCTGGCTGCCACTCCCAATGTTGGTAATCAGAATCATTTCTACCATTTTTTATACAAGAAAATTGTCTATCTATATATGGACAAGTTATGTCAGTGTAGATAGGTTTTATTGATTGGTTAAAAACCCATTTTCCATTGGCAATGTTGCATTCTTCTGAGTCAAATTCAAATCTGTCATCAATCCATGTTGTATTTACAATCTCCTCATCAACTTTTTTATCACCTGCTAGGATAATCAGAATATGATACACATCATTGCATTATAAATTTAAGGCTCCATTTGTTATCGCTCttgtcctaaatataagaaacaaattactttttaggttcattgaacaACTAATAATGTATATGGTCTATATTATAAGTCAGATACATTAGTTGTTCAATGAACCTCATTTCTTATATTGAGGACCGGACAGAGTATAAAAAAGAGTGATATTGACTttcaataatttagagattgTTTAAGAAAAATAGAAGCTATTTTGTGTTTGTCTACCTAatgaaaatcacttttttttttttaacaaaaaatatctaTCAGAAATGATTTTGAAGAGAAGCTTTTCATTTAAAGTAATTTTcgatttttcttttccttaagATTCTCATTTTGTCTAAAACCGTAACAAACAGGTGAAAACATTCAAACGTGACTACTATTTAAAAAGTATTGGAACAAACAACTATGAAAAGATTGGGTCTAACATGTTAGTTCAAATGGGAATCAAACTAATCGGTCCCATTTGAACCGTTACACCCAATATTTAATTGATTAGTAGTATTAAGCAAAGAGATGAGTATATAGTTGTGGCATTTTTGAAGCCAACTTACTTGATTTTGGTTTATTTGGTTTAGTGTTCTTTCTTGGACAAGGTTTAAACTTGAAAATGGAGTTAGAAGAAATAAAACTGAGTCTCTCAGCATACAAAACAACTATGAAAACAAGAACACAAATTGTGATGATAATGATGGAGAAAGGCATTTTTCCTCTATGAACCTTCATTATTCCAGAAGGGATCATGAAGAAAGGAGTGAAAAAATAATCTTAAaagtaaggaaaaaaaaagagggaATGAATTAGTGCATAATGCAACAGAATGATGAGGACATTGTAGAAAAAATTTAGAGAGGTAAGGTTTTATGCATTTTTGAGTAGGAGTGAAGTTAAAGCATAGTATGTTTTGGTCATgactaaaaaaatgttaaaatagaTACTAGAGGTTATAGAATGAGTTGAAAAGGTTACATCATGCTTTCTATATTTATCATGTGGgaaatatatatacttttgGAAGACTTTTTAGGTTCTGAATTGTCTATCTCTTCTTTGACATGTTGAATATTCCATACATTTTAGGTTCTGAATTTCATGTTATCTAGTATATGTTtgtcaaaaatgattttttatatagATTTGTGTCTTATAGTTACATCACTATATATTTTCCAATTGCCACTACTTTTTTATATACTAGATCAAGTAGGTATGGCTCataaacattataaattctaatGTTTATAAGTTGAATGATACCTTTTGTAGTATTTGTAGTGGATATATATCATGATTTATATAAGTGACAAAATTTTAGTTAGACTTTAAAATAATtggttttgaaattttcaatttGCTTAAGAATTAAGAATGTAATCTTTTAAAGTGTAACTATaaggatttttttaaaaaaagttggtCTAGAAATTTATATACTATTGGTGACATTATATCAATGATCATTAAGGTCCTTGTGTAAATTATACTcttgattttgaattttctattgttttttatttttaattaaaagatgGAATCATGTACATAATTGAATGTGTTCTGCACAAACATCTACCAAACAATAATGTAAGGATCACTAATCAATAATCATGTTTGATCAAGGTTAAACCTATTTAATAAACATTGGACCAAAATGCCCTTCTCATtgacaaaaaatgaaaaccaacaATTTTGTTCTCCCTCTTTACACAATTTATTATCTAGTGTAATTTGTGCAAGTTGTTCCAATATTGAGTAGGACATGGTAACTTCCTACATgttgttttttcaattttcaacttctcctttcctttttgatagtaagggtccgtttggcccGACTTTTTTTCTACTTTACTACTTCTTTTAAGTGGAAGTAGGGccaaacataattttaattaagttcttaaaataaaaagtgtctTTTTTGTAGTGTTGAAAATACAATATAagtgacttaaaaaaaaagaagataaaaccAACTTTAAACTAACTTATACGGAGGTTTCACTCTCCAAGTCTGCTCATCGATTCCCGTGTGTGccactttatattttattttaatttttagcaCAGTTCccgctttttattttattttaggtagCTATTCCCGCTAAAATTGATTACCCTATTGTTCTCATTGTGCtatatattattactttttctttGCACCACACTACCCCAAAACCCTCACGCCGCCTGCTGTGTTGCAGATTGCAGGtatgaatttcttttttcatttgtttaattcatatttttttgtctttttgttgattagtttaattttttttactttatgcaATTATTTGAGATCTACATCATCCagtttttgttcttttattcCTTGATTTCtatctatttcttttttgtctATTTGTTCTTTATCACCTATTATCTatgttgtaaaatttatttatttattcttgcATTTTTTCCGAAAGGCAAAGAGatatcaataaattaaatagttGTAAGACATGCCTAGATCAATAAGAGTAGAACCAATAGCAACCAGATCTAATGAAACAAGATGATTCGTGCCTCACATACAAAACCAATAGCCTTAACTAGCAACCAACTCCCTATgaataacacaaaaaattaaaaagaacaaATCAGAACCGAAACAGAAACCCAACCTCCCTAATAGATATTTTTCTATTtcgtttatattttatatttatcatttgATGATAAAGATATAGGCAACAAACTATATTGATCGGGtagtttaaatattatattgcaAAATATTAGCTTTATGCTTTATCCAATAATTAGCTTAAGCTTGAGATTTATGCTTTAGGTTTAGATCTTGCTTTGTGTTTTATCCAATAATTAGCTTAAGCTTAAGCTtcgaattaatttgttattttattttgtggtaCTTTTGTTGAGATTTTGCATTACTATTTATGCATTTGAGCtactttaatttatatgtattaaCATTTGGTAATTTCattgttttcaaattattttcagaTGTCTTCTAATCAAATCAATGAGCATTcaagaaaagttaaaaaaagaaaatgtaagttttataaaatatgttaCGGGGCAGCAATAATTGCATATGACTATTATATGAAGTACCTATTGAAGCAAGGTAATAGATTTCTTTATTCTCATGGATGGACTTGGGTTCGAGAAACTCTTAACACTCCAGGTGAAagttataacatgtttagaatGGAAACTCATGCTATATTGAAACTTGAAAAATTATTAGTGAGTAGGGGATGGTTGCACCCATCTAAAGAAATGACGTCATTGGAGGCACTTGCTATGTTTCTTTGGAGTTGTGCGCATAGTGAAACTAATCgaaatattcaaaataaatttggaaagtCGGGAGAGACCGTAAGTAGGAAGTTTACTGAAGTTCTAGAAAGTTTATGTTTACTAGCAAAAGAAATTGTGAAGCCTCCAGATTTTAACTTTGTAGAAATTCCCTCCAAAATCAAGGATGATCGAAGGTATTGGCCATACTTTGAAGGATGCATCGGTGCTATAGATGGAACACATATTCCTGCAATTGTTCCCACTAAAGATCAAATTCCCTATATTGGAAGAAAGGGATATCCAACACAGAACGTCATGTTAGTGTGTAACTTTGATATGTTAAtcacttttgttgttgttggatggCCTGGTACTGCACATGACACTCGTATTCTTTCGTCTGTTattgaagaaatgaaaagtGTTTTCCCTCATCCTCCTGAAGGTACgactaatatttatattataaataaaatttgtcatttatatatttatcagAATCATTTTTTCACATAAACTAACTATAacttttgttttaaatatttataggaAAATACTATTTAGTTGATGCTGGATATCCAAACATGAAAGGATATTTATCACCATATAAAGGTGAAAGATATCATATTCCTGATTTTAGAGATGGAAGTCCAGCAGAAGGCATACGTGAAGTATTCAATCATGCACATTCTTCATTGAGAAATGTCATTGAAAGAACAATTGGCGTTTGGAAGAAGAGGTGGCATATTTTATGTGATATGAGACCATTTCCACTAATCAAACAACAAAAGATCATAGTTGCAACAACAGCGCTCCATAACTTCATTCGAATATGTGGTGTTGAAGATGTGGAATTTAACAAGTGTGATCAAAACCGTGGGTATATACCGGAgcgtgaagaagaaagaaatactAATGAAGATATGAGTTCACACAATCTTAGAAGAGTACAAGATGGGAGCTATATGGATAGAGCTAGAAATCAAATAGCCACTAGATTGTTGGAAAACAAAATCGTTTAAGATTgtgatgatttattttttacaataagattgtgatgattttttttttagttatgaATTATTTCTTAAACTCTTTGAATTTCATGttatttatgataaatttgtatttcaatgtcaaaaaaaatatagaaatatttcaCCAAACAGATTGTAACTTAAAAGTActaattaagttgaaaaaaataaaaaataccaaacaacttcaactttaacttaaaatttcttattttcaactttaagtttaaagtaacttttaaaccaaaaaaaagtagGGCCAAACGCACCCTAACTCTTAGTTGCATGGAcaactttctttctttcttctttcttcctCTTGAATTTTTTCTCTATGCCCATTTgtctttttgtattttttgagGAATCTCTAAAAATTTACTTTCTCATTTTTTGTCATTCAATTTCTTCTAAGTGTAAGCTAAGTAGATTTAGATGTTAatagaaattagaaaatttCTAACTCTTGTCACTTTTCTTTTTGGtagtgtttttttatatataagaaggaAATTTTGGTAAAAATTGCTATTTATAGTGTTATAtgatttcataatattttttttccttcagaTTTTCACCACTAAGTATCCGGCccactggaccgcctaatctggttcaGGCGTCAGTTttaacatcaagtggtttcagctctCTCTTGATCGCAATTATGGTAATCGAACCGTGATCTTTCCTATTAAATTCAGCGCTAATCActattgaaccaactaacgattgggggataaaaaaattatctttataCAAACAAGGAAGAGGTTGTTTAAAAGGTTTCTTAAATAGAAATATATGGTTAAGGTTGAATTAAgtgaagtttctttaaatagtaATATACGGTTAAGATTGAATTTCCTATGAGAGTGAAAGTAGGTGAGTGAGATACACGGTTTTATTGTACTTGAAACTTAACATGAGATGGAAACTTAGCTGAATTTATTTGTACTATTGGAATAGGATTTTGTTTCTATACATTATTTTGGTGATTTGTCAAATAATAACTCCTTTTAGATAACTTTTTCACTTTTGAGGAATTAGTGAGAATTAGTATACGTTatgaaaatgataattatttGGCATATTcaaaacatttctaaaaataataaagatgacataatataatgtatttatttcttttttttttcttttgttattataaaattttcacCACCATTTTGCGGTGATAAATATTTGTCGGAAAACTTGTATCCCTATTTACAGGCCCAAATTACTTGTTACTTGAATTAGTTCATTATAGATGATGTACTTATTTCTTTAAGCTGCACAAAAATTACATTGGTACGAATGAAACTTAATTCTACAAAGTCGGTTGATATTTAACATCAATAAAACCCTGTTTTCAACGGTTCATAAATATACtaaaaactttgtttttaaCTATGTAAAATccaattattcatttttttttcttagaaaaaaaaaaatgaagataatTTTTCAACAAGAGGGGTATGAAAGGTTAGCTGTTTTAGTGGGAAAGATATGAAGTGCATGACATGATATTATAATATCTTTAAAAGAAGTATTAATGCAGCAATGAACCAACCTTATGTACCTATTTAGCCACCTAAGATCTGGGTTtgtaaattttttcaatttggaTATAGACACTACAACTTAATAATACACAGTGGTTGCATTAACCAAATGGCCCAAATCAGTACAACTAAAAATTGACCATAGCTACAAATCCTTAAATTAACAACCGAAGTGCTAAATCCTAATTATCATGATACAATTCCTAATCAACCCAACAAAATTTTATTGGGTGAGCCAATAGCATGGATGTTAAAGACACAAAAAAATCACCAATTAATAATTAAGGAATAGAAACCACCATGTAATCAATCATGCACCAACATCAAACTCATTGCTAAAATTGagtataatgaatgaatgataagCTTACCACTTGCATTTTGAGGAGATTTTTAGTTAGCTGTTGCTTGAAAATCAGATTTGACCTAATGCAACAACATCAATTTTCCAATTTTATGTAACACAATTTTCCCTCTAACTTTAGATGCCCATATTATGTATTGTGAATATTATATTCAttctttttggtacataaatatTGTGAATATTATATTCgttcagaaaataaaaatttaatccaGAGGGAATAA
This genomic interval from Trifolium pratense cultivar HEN17-A07 linkage group LG6, ARS_RC_1.1, whole genome shotgun sequence contains the following:
- the LOC123893225 gene encoding protein trichome birefringence-like 3 isoform X2; its protein translation is MIPSGIMKVHRGKMPFSIIIITICVLVFIVVLYAERLSFISSNSIFKFKPCPRKNTKPNKPKSSDKKVDEEIVNTTWIDDRFEFDSEECNIANGKWVFNQSIKPIYTDITCPYIDRQFSCIKNGRNDSDYQHWEWQPEDCTLPSFNPMLALKKLQGKRLLFVGDSLQRNQWESFICLVEWIIPEKKKSMHRGLVHSVFKAKEYNATIEFYWAPYLVESNTDIKIIGDTKKRIIKVDAIKERATNWTGVDILVFNTYVWWMSGARIKSLWGSFANGQEGYEEFDTPVAYKLALKTWANWVDSTINPNKTRVFFTTMSPTHTRSQDWGNMKDEKCFNETKPVRKKKHWGTGSDKRIMSVVAKVVKKMKVPVTFINITQISEYRIDGHSSVYTENGGKLLSEEERTNPQNADCIHWCLPGVPDTWNQIFLALL
- the LOC123891570 gene encoding putative nuclease HARBI1 — translated: MKYLLKQGNRFLYSHGWTWVRETLNTPGESYNMFRMETHAILKLEKLLVSRGWLHPSKEMTSLEALAMFLWSCAHSETNRNIQNKFGKSGETVSRKFTEVLESLCLLAKEIVKPPDFNFVEIPSKIKDDRRYWPYFEGCIGAIDGTHIPAIVPTKDQIPYIGRKGYPTQNVMLVCNFDMLITFVVVGWPGTAHDTRILSSVIEEMKSVFPHPPEGKYYLVDAGYPNMKGYLSPYKGERYHIPDFRDGSPAEGIREVFNHAHSSLRNVIERTIGVWKKRWHILCDMRPFPLIKQQKIIVATTALHNFIRICGVEDVEFNKCDQNRGYIPEREEERNTNEDMSSHNLRRVQDGSYMDRARNQIATRLLENKIV
- the LOC123893225 gene encoding protein trichome birefringence-like 3 isoform X1 translates to MIPSGIMKVHRGKMPFSIIIITICVLVFIVVLYAERLSFISSNSIFKFKPCPRKNTKPNKPKSTGDKKVDEEIVNTTWIDDRFEFDSEECNIANGKWVFNQSIKPIYTDITCPYIDRQFSCIKNGRNDSDYQHWEWQPEDCTLPSFNPMLALKKLQGKRLLFVGDSLQRNQWESFICLVEWIIPEKKKSMHRGLVHSVFKAKEYNATIEFYWAPYLVESNTDIKIIGDTKKRIIKVDAIKERATNWTGVDILVFNTYVWWMSGARIKSLWGSFANGQEGYEEFDTPVAYKLALKTWANWVDSTINPNKTRVFFTTMSPTHTRSQDWGNMKDEKCFNETKPVRKKKHWGTGSDKRIMSVVAKVVKKMKVPVTFINITQISEYRIDGHSSVYTENGGKLLSEEERTNPQNADCIHWCLPGVPDTWNQIFLALL